The genomic DNA GTGACCGGAAAGGGAAATGGACCCACTTTAATGCAATTTTGTATGGGCTTTCCGGTGTTGAAATGGACCCCTTGATGTTACTGATTCATTTGGTATTGGGGTTTTCTTTTCTACAATTCTCTCaattcacgttttttttttttaattgagcaACATAAgcccaaataaaataataataataataataatcaaagaaGTTAAGTAGTTAACGGGTGGCCGGACTACGACCACTCCCTTCACCCTTCCAGGGGATGGTTATCCACCCTAATATAGGCTGACTATTAACTACCATCCCTTCGTGAATAGTTGCCACCCTCATAATTGGCTTGGGGTTGGTTGACCACTCCttaatgccctttttttttttttctttaatttccttttgtGTGTTTTGACTACCCACAAATCCATTATAGAGTGGTCCACCACTTTAAGAGATGATTTAACCACCATTTAACTTCgtttgtttttaaaatgtttatgtGATTCAATTCAAACCATTAACGACTTGAATCGAGAGAATTGTAGGAGACTTTTTAGTCCAATGTGAAGATGAATAGTAGGTGATATAAAAACAGATAACATTGAATAGGGTTTGTAATTGTACTTTTTCTATAGAATTTGAACTGGGAACTTGAATACTTGAGAATGTTATTTCAAGAGGTTGTAAacacaaacaagaaaatgaacattgaaaattttcaacGTACAACTTTAAATAAAGTCTAATATTAAAACCCCCTCATTCACATGGCTTTAGATTATGGGTGATATAATTTGTTTTAAGTAATATGAATGCTCAGCCGACCGCATGATTATCTTGTTATAATGCATATAAATTTTATGTGAATTAGAGAATTCGAACTTAAACtaataaagtaaaaaacataCTCACTTACCAGATAAGGTGACCTAAGATTCCTCATATTATTTCTAATGCTATCAATTTTCTCAACTTTATGGACAATTGGACTGCCACCAAGATTGATAGGAGTGTGAATCGGCGTGCTCACAACATTGCTCACTAAGCTATTACTATCAGTTTTACGGACAACCTACTCAttaatttgtgtttgtttttagATCTCCCCCTTGAATGAAGAAAGTTCAACAAAAGTTTTAAGGGTCCACATAAAATTTACTACATTTACAAATTGGCTTAACTGTCTAAGTAACATCTACCACGTCaaccattaaaataaaaattgtcacGTGACAATATACGTGGCacttattttcaaaaattgcgAACCACTACCTAAATTTGTAATAGTTACATTACTTCAAGTATTTTCCTATTAGGTTACCTAAATGGAGGAAGAAGGCTAATATATATTAGCCTTTTCAAATATAAGATCATAGCCTTCGTGGAAATCACAATAATATAACCATACATTTATTAAGCCTAAATACATTATTTGAATCACTCACAAGattttttaaagtatatattttcttaaaatggcttaaagacaaaatatttttagaatgaTCACAAATTGTCTTATAGTTCACTTCCCTTGtcaaaataagacaaatattatttttcacatttatttatcatactaatttcatataatttaactgacatgaaaaattatttaaaacatattaacTATTTGAAATAAATGTAAGTACCGAtatttataacataaaaaactAGAGCTTATAAAttagagaagtgctagagagccaaagagtaggagtcaaaatttttttcaaatagacgtgacaagaattttaaaatgaaaaaaagttataaacaGCCGGTTTGGAGTGTTTAGAAttcttgccacgtcagtttgaaaagaATTTTGACTCCTATTCTTTGACTGTCTAGCACTTCTCTACAAATTATAGCAATTTATCCAAGTCGAAGATAAAATGGCAATCAATCATCCTCTATAATCCATAGaaattatgttataaaaaaaactttaaatctCCACTATTgaatatatttaatttgttaatttaatatttatcacCTACTAATTGAATTGGGGCTTGAATTTGATCCAATGGGTAAATCAGACGTGGCAGTGTCAGCTTTCCATCGCGTGCTATTAATCATCCTACGTGTAAACACGCCCAGGAAAACACAACGATCTGGGCCACCTGGCGAACAGAGGACCCAGAGGACCCATCCCACGAGCAAATCACACGCTCCAAAACTGACACGCGCGGTGGACCCCTCACCCACACTGGCATTTCCCAAGATCAGCTGCACACACCACACTGCACTCCAAACCGCTTCGATTCGATCATCACCATCGGACGCTGTaacccaactctctctctctctctctctctctctctctctgtactTTATTTTGatatctcatttttctttcctttttccgaGAAAGTCTTGGAATGctgtttggttactgagaaaatCACATAGAATCTGTTCGGTGTAAGAAAGTAGTTTGATGGAAAAAGGAACTCTCCAGGAGTTGCCGAATGCCAGGCGGCCTTACTTCTTTGACTTTTACTCCTCTATTATAAGCTCACAAAGACTGgtattcctttttttgttttgttttgttttcctttatctcattttatatatatattatttattatttatattgtgCACATGTACATTAGATGGGTTACTGTGTTTTCATAATTTCTTGACCAAGTAGGGTTAGTGCAAAAATTTGCTGTTAATTTGTATGTAGAGGTTAGGAATTGTTATTTGAGAATAGGTTCTTGGCTTCTTGCTTATCAGGGTCTACTGTTAGTCATAAACCCTAATTGCTTGTTGTAATCTTACAGTAAATTATGTGATTCACGGGTGATATTAACGTAATGGGATTTGAgaggaggaaaaggaaaaatgcatTAGACTTCGAAAATcatttaaagctttttttttttttttttttttttttctcgttttCTGTTCATTTTCTTAGTGTGATGGTAGAATGTGAAATAAGTTTTGGCCTTTCTTAGAAATATTGCTCAAATAGATGGGTGCCAAGacaaacacattaaaaaaattaaactccaAGAATCCCAAACTAGCAGTGGCACACATTTCTTGTTTCAGTGTATATTTATAAGATTATGAGGCCATATGCTTATGTCATGATTCtgaggataaagatagagaTATGTGAAATATGATAGGGCTGGCCTTTACTAGCTATACAAGTTGGGTGCTTATTTATTGAAATATTGCATTCTGGTAGCTGTTTGCTATAATTCCATCCTAGAGTCTTTAATGTGGTGGCCATCAAAATCATTATTTCTTCCTCGAATATGTTCTTTTTGGTTGCTAGGAAAAAGGTAGAAAAACTGAATACGTGAAAGCTATAATAGTCCATGCTCTGTTACTATTCCAAATTTTCGTCTCCCATGCTCCATCTCTTGCACATTACGTTGATCTTTTGAAAAGTTAAAAAGCATTATTATAACTGGGTAATTCATTTTCCTCAATAAGTAATGTGGCATGCCAtaagtaatgctaggtaccatctttttatccttttaaaattttcttaaagttgatgtggcttttaaaattaccattaaattttagatgaattatacttgaattttgatccaatggtgattttgaaagccatatcagctttaggaggattttaggaggataaaaagatggtatctagcattactcggcATGCCATATTACTTACTGCAGGATGGCAATGGAACCAATTTTGTAGTTAGGCTACCCATTCAGGCTAAAGATCGTTGGGAGTCATTCATCATGAATTGCATCTAAAAGTACCCCAAAATATGCTAAATATGAGAATGTGTTGTTCGTATCTAATTCCAGTCTGCTAAGAGATGTTGGGTTGCCTAACATCCACTTGGGAGCATAATAGACATATTGTGACTATTTTTTATTGCTGATTTGCTGTCTCATGGAATTTGTGTTGCATGTTTGGATGGCGGCACAATTCAAATCTGTCACAGAAAATTCCTGTACGGTTTATCAGACATATGAAAGGCAGAACATCTGGACTAGTGACGTTGGTGGGTCCTAGCGGGAAAACTTGGCATGTTGAGTTAATTCAGCAGAATGATGGTTTATTCCTCTGCCATGGATGGCCAGCATTTTTGAGGGATCATTTTATAGAATGTGGTGATCTTTTGGTTTTCAGATATAACGGTGAGTTGCATTTCACTGTGCAAGTTTTTGATCAAAGTTCATGTGAGAAAGAAGCTGCATTTCATTCTGAATGCAGTCAAGATCCTAGTAACCTTGATATAAGTATGGgacagaaaagagaaagagaggaggCTGCTTCGTGTTCGGAAAAGATTTTTGAAGGTGTGCCTAAGAAATTGAGAGGGAGCTCTTCGCAACTCTATTTAGAATGCACAGACAAGAACCAGGAAGGCAAGGTGGTTATGTCTGATGGGGAAGGATGCCGACATGAGGTCACAGTTGCGGCTAGACCATGTCAAGAAGAAATTTACTCCAAAAAACCAAAGCATTGTGGTAGTCCACTGAGGAATTCTGCTTTGTCCTTTCAATCAAAAGCTTGCAAAGAAAAGCGAGGTAAGGAAGCCAACTGTACATTTATTGGGTTTTGAGGACAAGAATCTGCCTTCCACAACAGAAAGAATCAAGTGGCTTAAGGACCTGATAATTTTGCTACTTTTTCCGTGTTTCCTTAGTAGTCTGCTTGTAAAATAAAGCATGTGagctcattatttttttattaaattaaaagcaTAAAAGAGTAAGTTTGCAGAGTAATGGTATACCAATATATGTGCAGAAAGCATAATTTACATGGTTGAATACTCAAATTTTAACCGCGTAGAAGAGcacttatatatttatgtatagAAACATTTCATGAAAGTATAAAATTCTTGCTTGCAGTGTTGGACATTGTTCCATTCAGTACAAAGTCCTCCATCAATAATAGAGTCAGCAAAGAGGATGATGTGTACCTGCGCGGTAGAGGTTGTATGTCAATGTTGTCAGCACATGAAGTAGCTCAATCATTCACTTCCTCTTTCCCTTATTTCGTCAGAATCATGAAAAGCTTCAATGTCAGTGGTTCATATACGCTGGTGGGttgtttcctttgtttttgttattttatatttttcaaatgaattatCTTTTTCATAAGTTTATGTCTTGTCCATCAAAGTACCCCCTACGAAGCCCATCATAATCTAGataaaggttaaaaaaattgtagtcgTATGATATGTTATATCACTGAAGGTCTTTTCTTGGCCAGGTAATCTTTTCTCTCACATCCATATCTTGAAGACTCTACCTTGACTCCAATATTTTGGCCTAACTGTTGCTTAACAAATATCACAACCCATCCACCATCTAACTTTGCATTATACTGAGAAACTTGCTGCTCTCCTGAGGAAATTTACAGTTCTTACTTGGTTACGTATTAAATCTGGCACAATTAAGCCCTGGCACCATTGAGCCCTATGGTTGTAACAAAGAATTTCATCCTTTCCTTGTTCAGATGTGTGTTTGGATGGCATTTAACAGCACTTACCTTTTTCTATTGCATATGCAACTTCTTCAGGCAGTTGAGGGTTATTAAGGGTTCTCATCCAGCTGGCATTAATCTAATGTGCTTACAGCTTATTGTTGCTTTCTTCTGCAAGCTGGCCTTTTCGTCGATTTCTCTTATCTAACTGCTTTCTGTCATGCAGAATATTCCATATAAATTTTCAACGGCACATCTTCCAAACAGCAAAACTAAGATTGTCCTTCAGAATTTGAAAGGAGAAAGTTGGACTGTGAATTCTGTGCCCACTACAAGAGTAAATACAAGTCATACTCTTTGTGGTGGATGGATGGCTTTTGTGCGTGGTAATGACATCAAGATCGGAGATATCTGCATTTTTGAACTTGTACGCGAGTGTGAATTACGCGTTCACGTTTTTGGGGTTGGAAGGGAAGAGCTAGACTGCCAAAATGGAAAAGTCGCTAGTAGTAGGCCAAGTGCTGGGCGTGCAGTCACTTCACATAAGAGTCTTAAAGGTTTGTCAAAGAAAACAAGGGGGAAATCTCCTAAACCATCAAAAAGACGTCAAGAATCGCCTTTCTCTATTGATGTAAAAAAACAATGTGGCGCATCAAAGACTTATGCCAAAGTTCCAGTTTGCTCTCAGTCAAAAACTGCCAACAAAAAGTTGGGTAAGGATCTAACTATATCTCTATTGGCATTTGTAGTTAAGAATTAATAGAAGGATCGTTGTCTCCACCCAAAGATTTTGACTTCCACCTTCTCTCAGTCAATTGCTTGCTAGGTTGGGCCACGGATGCTATATATCTCTGGTCAAAGATTAAGCTTGGAATGCATCTAAGTTTTCATTGTGTACATTCAGTCATGTATAttagtttttagtgtttttcgtttttcacCATGTTTAGAAGCGActtcttatattattttgtttgcaATCATACACCCAAAAAAATCTGAATATTTTTCATCTACAAGATTCATTCAGAAAACCAtccctctttttttctctccattcTAAGTCAGTTTCTGAACTCTAAATGGAGACACAGCTGTCCGGAGTAAAAAAGGCATAGAAGAGGAAGTAGGCTCAAAAAATAGGGGCAGTATGAGAATGCTGTTAGCAATTGATGAAGAAAGAGCAGCtcgttctttttcttcttgttttcccaattttgtGAGGATCATGAAACAGTTCAACATCAGTGGTTCATATACTTTGGTGAGTCTTCTAAATCCATGATTGCACATTCTCCTGTAGTTTCTTTTtctgaaaattgtttttggcaTCAATTTGTATTACCAAATGGTTATTATCTTGCAGAAAATCCCATACCAGTTTTCTACTGCACATCTCCCTAACTGCAAAACTGAGATTGTGCTTCGTAATTTAAAAGGGAAATGTTGGACGGTGAACTCCGTCCCAGACTCGAAAGGGCGAATGGGGCATACCTTTTGCGGAGGGTGGATGGCGTTTGTTCGGGGGAATGATGTTAAGAT from Corylus avellana chromosome ca6, CavTom2PMs-1.0 includes the following:
- the LOC132184903 gene encoding B3 domain-containing protein Os01g0723500-like isoform X2; the encoded protein is MEKGTLQELPNARRPYFFDFYSSIISSQRLKIPVRFIRHMKGRTSGLVTLVGPSGKTWHVELIQQNDGLFLCHGWPAFLRDHFIECGDLLVFRYNGELHFTVQVFDQSSCEKEAAFHSECSQDPSNLDISMGQKREREEAASCSEKIFEGVPKKLRGSSSQLYLECTDKNQEGKVVMSDGEGCRHEVTVAARPCQEEIYSKKPKHCGSPLRNSALSFQSKACKEKRVLDIVPFSTKSSINNRVSKEDDVYLRGRGCMSMLSAHEVAQSFTSSFPYFVRIMKSFNVSGSYTLNIPYKFSTAHLPNSKTKIVLQNLKGESWTVNSVPTTRVNTSHTLCGGWMAFVRGNDIKIGDICIFELVRECELRVHVFGVGREELDCQNGKVASSRPSAGRAVTSHKSLKGLSKKTRGKSPKPSKRRQESPFSIDVKKQCGASKTYAKVPVCSQSKTANKKLAVRSKKGIEEEVGSKNRGSMRMLLAIDEERAARSFSSCFPNFVRIMKQFNISGSYTLKIPYQFSTAHLPNCKTEIVLRNLKGKCWTVNSVPDSKGRMGHTFCGGWMAFVRGNDVKIGDICIFELVGKCEMLVHISWNGKKGLDHQSGAATPNELAIVSCNGNKPSS
- the LOC132184903 gene encoding B3 domain-containing protein Os01g0723500-like isoform X1, which codes for MEKGTLQELPNARRPYFFDFYSSIISSQRLKIPVRFIRHMKGRTSGLVTLVGPSGKTWHVELIQQNDGLFLCHGWPAFLRDHFIECGDLLVFRYNGELHFTVQVFDQSSCEKEAAFHSECSQDPSNLDISMGQKREREEAASCSEKIFEGVPKKLRGSSSQLYLECTDKNQEGKVVMSDGEGCRHEVTVAARPCQEEIYSKKPKHCGSPLRNSALSFQSKACKEKRVLDIVPFSTKSSINNRVSKEDDVYLRGRGCMSMLSAHEVAQSFTSSFPYFVRIMKSFNVSGSYTLNIPYKFSTAHLPNSKTKIVLQNLKGESWTVNSVPTTRVNTSHTLCGGWMAFVRGNDIKIGDICIFELVRECELRVHVFGVGREELDCQNGKVASSRPSAGRAVTSHKSLKGLSKKTRGKSPKPSKRRQESPFSIDVKKQCGASKTYAKVPVCSQSKTANKKLDTAVRSKKGIEEEVGSKNRGSMRMLLAIDEERAARSFSSCFPNFVRIMKQFNISGSYTLKIPYQFSTAHLPNCKTEIVLRNLKGKCWTVNSVPDSKGRMGHTFCGGWMAFVRGNDVKIGDICIFELVGKCEMLVHISWNGKKGLDHQSGAATPNELAIVSCNGNKPSS